A section of the Falsibacillus pallidus genome encodes:
- a CDS encoding DEAD/DEAH box helicase, whose translation MNEKSFEKYHLSNEIKRALELLKYEMPTEVQEKVIPMALDHKDLVVKSQTGSGKTASFGIPLCELVEWEEKKPQALILTPTRELAVQVREDLTNIGRFKRIKALAVYGKEPFSKQKEELKQKTHAVVGTPGRVMDHIDRGTLDLDQIKYLIIDEADEMLNMGFIDQVEEIINQLPSNRVTMVFSATLPKDVEDLCHKYMTAPINVEIKADGITTNTIEHLLYEVKEESKLPLLKDVTVIENPDSCIIFCRTKDQVDKVFTELDDLGYSCERLHGGLEQESRFAVMDGFKTGNFRYLVATDVAARGIDVDSVTLVINYDVPMEKESYVHRTGRTGRAGNKGKAITFATPHEGKFIKAIETYIGFEIPQSEFPKPQDVARNRASFEEKCSGRRVVKNNKTARINQDILKLHFNGGKKKKIRAVDFVGTIAKIPGVTADDIGIITIQDNLSYVDILNGKGSLVLQAMENATIKGKKLKVSKAIK comes from the coding sequence ATGAATGAAAAAAGCTTTGAAAAATACCATTTAAGCAATGAAATCAAGAGAGCACTTGAATTGTTAAAATATGAAATGCCCACAGAAGTTCAAGAAAAAGTCATCCCAATGGCTTTGGACCATAAAGATCTAGTAGTGAAATCTCAAACAGGCAGCGGCAAGACTGCTTCCTTTGGCATCCCCCTTTGCGAATTGGTGGAATGGGAAGAGAAAAAACCACAGGCATTGATTCTGACACCCACCAGGGAACTTGCCGTTCAGGTAAGAGAAGATCTAACGAATATTGGCCGGTTTAAAAGAATTAAAGCTTTGGCCGTTTATGGGAAAGAGCCCTTCTCCAAACAAAAAGAAGAATTAAAGCAAAAAACACACGCAGTCGTCGGTACACCTGGACGGGTAATGGACCATATTGATAGAGGGACGCTAGATTTGGATCAAATAAAATATTTGATCATCGATGAAGCAGATGAAATGCTTAATATGGGGTTTATCGACCAAGTGGAGGAGATTATCAATCAACTTCCTTCCAACAGAGTGACGATGGTATTCTCCGCAACTTTGCCAAAAGATGTTGAAGATCTTTGCCATAAATATATGACCGCTCCAATCAATGTGGAAATCAAGGCTGACGGCATCACGACCAATACAATCGAACATCTTTTATATGAAGTGAAGGAAGAAAGCAAACTGCCGCTTCTCAAAGATGTGACTGTTATCGAAAACCCAGACAGCTGCATCATTTTTTGCAGAACAAAAGATCAAGTCGATAAAGTATTCACGGAATTAGATGATTTAGGATATTCTTGTGAAAGACTGCACGGCGGCCTGGAGCAAGAAAGCCGATTTGCTGTCATGGATGGCTTTAAAACAGGGAATTTCCGTTATCTTGTCGCAACAGATGTTGCTGCCCGTGGGATTGATGTGGATAGTGTGACGCTTGTCATCAATTATGACGTTCCGATGGAAAAAGAAAGCTATGTTCACAGAACGGGAAGAACCGGTCGTGCCGGCAATAAAGGAAAAGCGATCACGTTCGCGACGCCTCATGAAGGAAAATTCATAAAAGCCATCGAAACATACATTGGCTTCGAGATTCCCCAATCGGAATTTCCAAAACCACAGGATGTTGCCAGAAACAGGGCTTCTTTCGAAGAAAAATGCAGTGGACGAAGAGTCGTGAAAAACAATAAAACGGCACGAATCAATCAGGATATCCTGAAACTGCACTTCAACGGCGGGAAAAAGAAGAAGATCCGGGCAGTCGACTTTGTGGGAACGATCGCAAAAATCCCCGGCGTCACAGCAGACGACATCGGCATCATCACCATCCAGGATAACCTGTCCTACGTGGATATCCTGAATGGCAAAGGCTCACTCGTTCTTCAAGCCATGGAGAACGCAACGATCAAAGGAAAAAAACTCAAAGTCAGCAAAGCGATAAAATAA
- a CDS encoding GNAT family N-acetyltransferase has protein sequence MRFWYSAYLLREGNYVFVAEDNTGEIVGFADRGKREKNNVENSGDLTSIYLLKEYQGCGIGKKLMKQVFLKFVELNINHVFVEVLKENETRYFYEYHGSKLHRSEKIINGGKELNLLTYEWDDIKSFF, from the coding sequence ATGCGATTTTGGTATTCGGCTTATTTATTAAGGGAAGGGAATTATGTATTTGTAGCAGAAGATAACACTGGAGAAATTGTTGGATTTGCGGATCGTGGAAAGAGAGAAAAAAACAATGTTGAAAATTCCGGCGACTTGACATCCATTTATCTTCTTAAAGAATACCAAGGGTGTGGAATTGGGAAAAAACTGATGAAGCAAGTATTTCTTAAATTTGTAGAATTGAATATCAATCATGTTTTTGTTGAAGTATTAAAGGAGAATGAAACACGTTATTTCTATGAATATCACGGTTCGAAATTACATAGGTCTGAGAAAATTATTAACGGTGGTAAAGAGCTAAATCTTCTTACATATGAATGGGATGACATTAAGAGTTTTTTCTAG
- a CDS encoding VOC family protein, whose amino-acid sequence MYFNSLQINLYVENLVKSKEFYEKLGFTQTFVAEIEGKPVHYELQLDGFKLGIATKDSTKEIHGLNPGENMGCEIVVWTEDTDSAIQYLIEWGTVMLSEPHDFLEGKLRAGWVQDPDGNPIQIVCKRN is encoded by the coding sequence ATGTACTTTAATTCTCTACAAATCAATCTATACGTAGAGAATCTTGTAAAATCCAAGGAGTTTTATGAGAAACTTGGCTTTACACAAACGTTCGTCGCAGAAATTGAAGGTAAGCCGGTACATTATGAACTTCAATTAGATGGGTTCAAGCTAGGAATAGCCACTAAAGATTCTACGAAAGAAATCCACGGATTAAATCCTGGTGAAAATATGGGATGCGAAATTGTAGTATGGACTGAAGATACTGATTCTGCCATTCAGTATTTAATTGAATGGGGAACTGTAATGTTATCTGAGCCCCATGATTTTTTGGAAGGTAAATTAAGAGCAGGATGGGTCCAGGATCCTGATGGGAACCCGATACAGATTGTTTGTAAGAGGAATTAG
- a CDS encoding RNA polymerase sigma factor has product MGELDEIYSNYGEEVFKYLMCLCHNADLSEELAQETFYQAVKSIDRYNGECKMSVWLCQIAKHTYYKYLDRHKKEQLKQQLHMNQDTALHTSPEVELMHSEDKVALYRLIHLLEEPYKEIFLLRILGGLSFNEIGEIQQKNENWARVTFYRAKMKLRERGKNHYGKE; this is encoded by the coding sequence TTGGGGGAATTAGATGAAATATACAGCAATTATGGTGAAGAAGTTTTCAAATATTTAATGTGTCTTTGTCACAATGCAGATTTATCTGAAGAATTAGCACAGGAAACCTTTTATCAAGCGGTAAAATCCATTGATAGATACAATGGTGAATGCAAAATGTCAGTCTGGCTTTGTCAGATAGCAAAGCACACTTATTATAAATATCTTGATCGCCATAAGAAAGAACAACTGAAACAACAACTACATATGAATCAAGATACGGCACTTCATACCTCACCGGAAGTTGAATTGATGCATTCAGAAGATAAAGTTGCTTTATATCGATTGATCCATTTGCTTGAAGAACCCTATAAAGAGATTTTTCTTTTAAGGATACTAGGCGGACTAAGTTTTAACGAAATAGGAGAGATCCAGCAGAAAAATGAAAATTGGGCACGTGTAACGTTTTATAGGGCCAAGATGAAATTACGGGAAAGGGGTAAGAATCATTATGGAAAAGAGTAG